A single region of the Deltaproteobacteria bacterium genome encodes:
- a CDS encoding CPBP family intramembrane metalloprotease yields MSSPAPSRVRPARHPHLGSAVALAPLAAHRIAEYLALRCAGATWRRVAVHTVPPLTMLAAAATLYRVVAPLPETTVGRSRNAPASLAVAAGLLLGTLAAVANLLSMLAAARDPAAGTLGVDPATAAMVLHVALLAPVAEEATFRGLLYRHLRQGLPAFTAALLAALLFSLMHGTLGQAVWTFLLGLVVAFGYEQTRSLWAPILIHALFNAVPVGVAVARSQPGDLGPLWLVVALVAVVFTIAARSAAQATRES; encoded by the coding sequence ATGAGCTCCCCCGCCCCGTCGCGGGTCCGGCCTGCGCGGCACCCGCATCTCGGATCGGCCGTAGCTCTCGCCCCTCTGGCAGCGCACCGCATCGCGGAGTACCTCGCGTTGCGCTGCGCAGGGGCCACCTGGCGGCGGGTCGCCGTGCACACCGTGCCGCCGCTGACGATGCTGGCTGCCGCCGCTACGCTCTATCGCGTGGTGGCTCCGCTTCCCGAGACGACGGTTGGGCGCTCTCGAAACGCGCCGGCATCTCTCGCGGTGGCGGCCGGGCTGCTGCTCGGCACGCTGGCCGCGGTAGCGAATCTGCTTTCGATGCTGGCGGCGGCGCGGGACCCTGCGGCGGGAACGTTGGGGGTGGACCCGGCCACCGCCGCCATGGTCCTGCACGTGGCGCTCCTCGCTCCCGTGGCCGAGGAGGCCACCTTCCGGGGGCTCCTCTACCGCCACCTGCGCCAGGGGCTGCCGGCCTTCACCGCGGCCCTCCTGGCGGCGCTTCTCTTTTCGCTCATGCACGGAACTCTCGGGCAGGCGGTCTGGACCTTCTTGCTCGGGCTCGTGGTGGCCTTCGGCTACGAGCAGACCCGGTCCCTCTGGGCGCCGATCCTGATTCACGCCCTCTTCAACGCAGTACCGGTGGGGGTGGCCGTCGCACGTTCGCAGCCGGGGGACCTCGGCCCCCTCTGGCTCGTCGTCGCGCTCGTGGCCGTGGTCTTCACGATCGCCGCCCGCAGCGCGGCGCAGGCCACGCGCGAGAGCTAA
- a CDS encoding thrombospondin type 3 repeat-containing protein, translating to MRTRHSPTGRRDTGGRRRADAVATIALLLTLATAASCVFQRGGIGSSYGDGAAADLGRADGGAPADQGPERDLGRLDSRAGDLGRTDQRIPDQRTTDQRVADQRLPDASISADRDGDGKADDRDNCPDVPNAGQEDQDKDGQGDACDPDDDGDTIPDDVDPAPLVKNTVYYYKTGAASAGDMVGLGSWAPTGDARCQTELTFDRYQRTMLSAGLIAKTDYRAETRLTVTNSLPATGKGFAAAGLGFRVTSVGVSDFDGYTCAVNLHDRRLVLSRYNSSSARILAESGSGTVQGNGPFRVRITAQGDQLSCGLQPNGPLVSASDGTHGSGTPGFFTHGAAACFDYLWVISAP from the coding sequence GTGCGGACGAGGCATTCACCAACCGGGCGGAGAGACACGGGAGGCCGCAGGCGCGCGGACGCCGTGGCGACGATTGCTCTCCTCCTGACGCTGGCGACGGCGGCCTCGTGCGTCTTCCAGCGCGGCGGCATCGGCTCGAGCTATGGTGACGGAGCCGCGGCGGACCTTGGCCGGGCCGACGGAGGCGCACCGGCCGACCAGGGCCCGGAAAGAGACCTCGGACGCCTCGACAGCCGCGCCGGTGACCTCGGGCGTACGGACCAACGCATCCCGGATCAGCGGACGACCGATCAGCGCGTTGCGGACCAACGACTGCCCGATGCGAGCATCTCCGCGGACCGGGACGGCGACGGAAAGGCCGACGACAGAGATAACTGCCCCGACGTGCCCAACGCGGGCCAGGAGGACCAGGACAAGGACGGGCAGGGAGACGCCTGCGATCCGGACGACGACGGCGACACGATCCCCGACGACGTCGACCCGGCGCCCCTCGTGAAGAACACGGTCTACTACTACAAGACGGGTGCCGCGTCGGCGGGGGATATGGTCGGCCTCGGCTCCTGGGCTCCGACCGGGGACGCCCGCTGTCAGACGGAGCTGACCTTCGATCGCTACCAGCGCACGATGCTATCCGCCGGCCTCATCGCGAAGACCGACTACCGAGCCGAGACGCGCCTGACGGTGACGAACTCACTGCCGGCCACCGGGAAGGGCTTCGCGGCGGCGGGCCTCGGCTTCCGCGTGACCAGCGTCGGGGTGTCGGACTTCGACGGCTACACGTGCGCGGTGAACCTCCACGACCGGCGGCTGGTGCTCAGCCGCTACAACAGCAGCAGCGCCCGCATCCTGGCCGAGAGCGGCAGCGGGACGGTCCAGGGGAACGGCCCCTTTCGTGTCCGCATCACCGCGCAAGGGGACCAGCTGAGCTGCGGCCTCCAACCGAACGGCCCTCTCGTCTCCGCGTCCGACGGGACGCACGGCTCCGGGACGCCGGGCTTCTTCACGCACGGCGCTGCCGCCTGCTTCGACTACCTCTGGGTGATCAGCGCTCCGTAG
- a CDS encoding leucyl/phenylalanyl-tRNA--protein transferase: MSDAPSAEEARFSFPDPDDADEDGVVAVGGPLDPYRILAAYRRGIFPWSGRPVRWYSPDPRAIFWQARLPRKLGKMARKGGFGVTYDRDFEGVIRGCLEAHRDEGVWITPAFIAGYTGLHRLGYAHSVEVWQGDELVGGLYGVQLQGLFSGESMFFRVSNASKVAFAALVARLGSIGTVLVDCQSLTEHTYRLGAGLVRRADYLRLLSQALRVRCLYAESRWPEALSPEEASWLGLGATTPTER, from the coding sequence ATGAGCGATGCGCCCTCGGCCGAGGAGGCCAGGTTCTCCTTCCCCGACCCCGATGACGCCGACGAGGACGGGGTGGTGGCCGTCGGAGGGCCGCTCGACCCGTACCGCATCCTGGCCGCCTATCGACGCGGGATCTTCCCCTGGTCCGGTCGTCCCGTGCGCTGGTACTCGCCGGACCCCCGCGCCATCTTCTGGCAGGCCCGGCTCCCGCGAAAGCTCGGGAAGATGGCTCGCAAGGGAGGCTTCGGCGTCACCTACGACCGGGACTTCGAGGGCGTAATTCGCGGCTGCCTCGAGGCGCACCGCGACGAGGGCGTCTGGATCACCCCCGCGTTCATCGCCGGGTACACCGGGCTGCACCGCCTGGGTTACGCGCACAGCGTGGAGGTGTGGCAGGGGGACGAGCTCGTCGGAGGCCTGTACGGCGTGCAGCTCCAGGGGCTCTTCTCGGGGGAGTCGATGTTCTTTCGCGTATCGAACGCCTCGAAGGTGGCCTTTGCGGCCCTCGTAGCCCGGCTCGGGAGCATCGGCACGGTGCTCGTGGACTGCCAGTCGCTCACCGAGCACACCTATCGGCTGGGCGCCGGGCTCGTGCGACGCGCGGACTACCTGCGGCTCCTCTCCCAGGCGCTGCGCGTCCGCTGCCTGTACGCGGAGTCGCGCTGGCCCGAGGCGCTCTCGCCGGAGGAAGCTTCCTGGCTCGGGCTCGGGGCCACGACGCCTACGGAGCGCTGA